A genomic region of Leptotrichia hofstadii contains the following coding sequences:
- the pykF gene encoding pyruvate kinase PykF → MKIKMTKVVCTIGPKTESVEMLTKLVESGMNVMRLNFSHGDFEEHGARIKNIREVMKKTGREVGILLDTKGPEIRTGKLEGGKDVLLETGKKVTITTDYSFVGNAEKFAVSYPGIVDDLYEGTTVLLDDGLVGLKVESVDKAAGEVHCVITNTGELGETKGVNLPDVSVGLPALAEKDIADLKFGCEQGVDFVAASFIRKASDVAEVRKVLDDNGGKNIQIISKIESQEGIDNFDEILELSDAIMVARGDLGVEVPAEEVPFMQKMMIRKCNKVGKPVITATQMLDSMIRNPRPTRAEAGDVANAILDGTDAVMLSGESAKGKYPVEAVKMMATISKRTDEFKKFKTVETPDGSEISVTEAISSGAVSTSHALDAKLIVCWTKTGRAPRMIRKYGPTVPIIALTDNEQTARQLALVRGVRAYVAKGLDKTDDFFAKAREIAANHEEANKGDLVVMVTGISKEGTTNTFRVERVGE, encoded by the coding sequence ATGAAAATTAAAATGACTAAAGTTGTTTGTACTATCGGTCCAAAAACTGAAAGTGTTGAAATGTTGACAAAATTAGTGGAAAGTGGAATGAACGTAATGAGATTGAACTTTTCGCATGGTGATTTTGAAGAACACGGAGCAAGAATTAAAAATATTAGAGAAGTAATGAAAAAAACAGGTAGAGAAGTAGGAATTTTATTAGATACTAAAGGGCCTGAAATCAGAACTGGTAAATTAGAAGGTGGAAAAGACGTATTATTAGAAACTGGTAAAAAAGTAACTATTACTACTGACTACTCTTTCGTTGGAAATGCTGAAAAATTTGCAGTTTCTTATCCTGGAATTGTTGATGACTTGTATGAAGGAACAACAGTATTATTAGATGACGGTTTAGTTGGATTAAAAGTTGAAAGTGTTGATAAAGCAGCTGGAGAAGTTCATTGTGTTATTACAAATACTGGAGAATTAGGAGAAACTAAAGGTGTAAACTTGCCGGATGTTTCAGTTGGATTGCCAGCATTAGCTGAAAAAGATATTGCTGACTTGAAATTTGGTTGTGAACAAGGTGTTGACTTTGTAGCAGCTTCATTCATAAGAAAAGCATCTGACGTTGCTGAAGTAAGAAAAGTCTTAGATGACAATGGTGGAAAAAATATTCAAATTATTTCAAAAATTGAAAGCCAAGAAGGTATTGATAACTTTGATGAAATCTTGGAATTAAGTGATGCAATCATGGTTGCCAGAGGAGATTTAGGAGTAGAAGTACCTGCTGAAGAAGTTCCATTTATGCAAAAAATGATGATTAGAAAATGTAACAAAGTTGGAAAACCAGTTATTACAGCAACACAAATGTTAGATTCAATGATCAGAAACCCACGTCCTACAAGAGCGGAAGCAGGAGATGTTGCTAACGCTATTTTGGATGGTACAGATGCAGTTATGTTATCAGGAGAATCTGCAAAAGGTAAATATCCGGTAGAAGCTGTTAAAATGATGGCTACTATTTCAAAAAGAACAGATGAATTCAAGAAATTTAAAACAGTTGAAACTCCAGATGGATCAGAAATTTCTGTTACAGAAGCAATTTCAAGTGGTGCAGTAAGTACTTCTCATGCATTAGATGCTAAATTAATTGTATGTTGGACAAAAACTGGTAGAGCGCCAAGAATGATTAGAAAATATGGACCAACTGTACCAATTATCGCTTTAACTGACAATGAGCAAACTGCTAGACAATTGGCATTAGTAAGAGGAGTCAGAGCTTACGTAGCAAAAGGATTAGATAAAACAGATGATTTCTTCGCAAAAGCAAGAGAAATTGCAGCTAATCACGAAGAAGCTAACAAAGGTGATTTAGTAGTAATGGTAACTGGAATTTCTAAAGAAGGAACAACTAATACATTCAGAGTAGAAAGAGTTGGAGAATAA
- the thrC gene encoding threonine synthase, translating to MNYKSTRGGEAQNSTFATLHGLANGGGLYIPEKLPEVKLTYDELKSLSYQELSEKIIKLFFTEFSDEEIKNAVNNAYNNTTFTDENIVPVHKLNEKVSFGELFHGRTLAFKDLALSLFPYLLLLSKEKQKENKKILILAATSGDTGKAALEGFKDVDGINIVVFYPKNGVSPMQEEQMRKQLGSNVEIVAINGNFDDAQSAIKVIFSSEEFKKYANDHNVMFSSANSINIGRLFPQIIYYVSTYVNLVKAGTIKPDEEFNVVVPTGNFGNILAGFIAKKLGIPIKKFISASNKNKVLADFFQTGIYNKNRDFYATNSPSMDILLSSNFERYLYYALNENSERVNELITNLLSEGLLSVNEEELKNIQNEFYGEFANDDETVNAIKSVYENYHYLIDPHTAVAYSVYEKLDNSNLDKNTHTVIMSTAHPFKFPAPIAKASGLDETKEPYAILDEVSKITGVKFPEKLTEVRNSEIRFSNVIDKAEIQDFVKKYINDLK from the coding sequence ATGAATTATAAAAGTACAAGAGGCGGAGAAGCACAAAACTCGACTTTTGCCACATTACATGGACTTGCAAATGGTGGCGGGCTTTATATCCCTGAAAAATTGCCAGAAGTGAAATTGACTTACGATGAACTAAAGAGCTTGTCTTATCAGGAGCTTTCAGAAAAAATTATAAAACTGTTTTTTACAGAATTTTCAGATGAAGAAATAAAAAATGCTGTGAACAATGCTTACAACAATACTACTTTTACTGATGAAAATATTGTTCCTGTACATAAATTAAATGAAAAAGTGAGCTTCGGTGAACTGTTTCATGGAAGAACATTGGCATTTAAAGATTTGGCTCTTTCATTATTCCCATATTTGCTGCTTTTAAGCAAAGAAAAACAAAAAGAAAATAAAAAAATACTGATTTTAGCTGCAACTTCTGGAGATACTGGAAAGGCTGCACTTGAAGGATTTAAAGATGTCGACGGAATTAACATTGTCGTATTTTATCCTAAAAATGGAGTTAGCCCGATGCAGGAAGAACAAATGCGAAAACAGCTTGGAAGCAATGTAGAAATAGTTGCGATAAATGGAAACTTTGATGATGCTCAAAGTGCCATAAAAGTCATTTTTTCCAGCGAAGAATTTAAAAAATATGCAAACGATCACAATGTAATGTTTTCTAGTGCAAACTCTATCAACATCGGAAGATTATTTCCACAAATCATATATTACGTGTCAACTTACGTAAACTTGGTAAAAGCTGGAACAATTAAGCCTGACGAGGAATTTAATGTGGTAGTTCCAACTGGAAACTTTGGAAATATTTTAGCTGGATTCATCGCCAAAAAACTTGGAATACCAATCAAAAAATTTATTTCAGCTTCAAATAAAAATAAAGTTCTAGCTGACTTCTTCCAAACTGGAATATACAACAAAAATAGAGATTTTTACGCAACAAACTCGCCATCAATGGATATTCTTCTTTCTTCAAATTTTGAAAGATACCTATATTACGCATTAAACGAAAACTCTGAAAGAGTGAATGAATTAATTACAAACTTACTTTCAGAAGGATTGTTGTCTGTAAATGAAGAGGAATTGAAAAATATTCAAAATGAATTTTATGGAGAGTTTGCAAATGACGATGAAACTGTAAATGCAATTAAGAGTGTGTATGAAAATTATCATTATTTAATAGATCCTCACACAGCAGTTGCTTATTCTGTTTATGAAAAATTAGACAACAGCAATTTGGATAAAAATACTCACACAGTAATAATGTCAACAGCGCATCCATTCAAATTCCCAGCTCCAATTGCAAAAGCATCGGGACTTGACGAAACAAAAGAGCCTTACGCAATTTTAGATGAAGTATCAAAAATTACTGGTGTAAAATTCCCGGAAAAATTGACAGAAGTGAGAAATTCAGAAATAAGATTTTCAAATGTAATTGATAAGGCTGAAATTCAGGACTTTGTGAAAAAATATATAAACGATTTAAAATAG
- a CDS encoding cupin domain-containing protein: protein MNIFDLEGLSEKEEVVKILAESKNVKIEKIISTGQTTDWQESEQNEFVILVQGEAEIEYFKDKNFEKNENIIKNQRNTNNKKLQLAKGDTVLINRGERHRVSYTSKNPCCIWICIFFN, encoded by the coding sequence ATGAATATTTTTGATTTAGAAGGTTTGTCAGAAAAAGAGGAAGTCGTTAAGATTTTAGCTGAGAGTAAAAATGTAAAAATTGAAAAAATTATTTCAACTGGACAGACTACAGATTGGCAGGAATCTGAACAGAATGAATTTGTAATTTTAGTTCAAGGTGAAGCTGAAATAGAATATTTTAAAGATAAAAATTTTGAAAAAAATGAAAATATAATAAAAAACCAAAGGAATACTAATAATAAGAAACTACAATTGGCAAAAGGGGATACAGTATTAATCAATAGAGGTGAGAGACATAGGGTAAGCTATACAAGTAAAAATCCTTGCTGTATATGGATTTGTATTTTTTTTAATTAA
- a CDS encoding histidinol-phosphatase — translation MNKTNFHTHNYRCEHAAGNVEDYVKVAIREGYTELGISDHAPMPEYYENNRMKEEDFDGYLKEIEEAQEKYGDKIKIYKSLEIEYFPEFIEKYDKYREKLDYLVLGLHAFRKDGDNTNYNAWKIQTGENVLAYAKYMVEAIESSKFDYIAHPDLYVINYRTWDESCEKAAHMISKAAEKMDVPLEINANGIRKTFERHPDWDRYMYPYKEFWEIAKQYNVRTIIGSDAHDFNRMEDKEMEIAREFAKEIGLNVIESIF, via the coding sequence ATGAACAAGACAAATTTTCATACTCACAATTACCGATGTGAACATGCCGCTGGAAATGTGGAAGATTATGTAAAAGTGGCAATTAGGGAAGGTTATACTGAACTTGGAATATCAGATCATGCTCCAATGCCTGAATATTATGAAAATAATAGAATGAAAGAAGAAGATTTTGACGGATATTTGAAGGAAATAGAAGAAGCACAGGAAAAATATGGAGATAAGATTAAGATTTATAAATCATTAGAAATTGAATATTTTCCAGAATTTATTGAAAAATATGATAAATACAGGGAAAAATTGGACTATCTTGTTTTAGGGCTGCATGCCTTTAGAAAAGACGGAGATAATACAAATTATAATGCCTGGAAAATACAGACAGGAGAAAATGTGCTAGCTTATGCGAAATATATGGTTGAGGCTATAGAAAGTAGTAAATTTGACTACATTGCACATCCAGATTTGTATGTAATAAATTATCGGACTTGGGATGAAAGCTGTGAAAAAGCAGCGCACATGATTTCAAAAGCGGCAGAAAAAATGGATGTACCGCTTGAAATAAATGCAAACGGAATAAGAAAAACATTTGAAAGACATCCAGACTGGGACAGATACATGTATCCGTACAAGGAATTCTGGGAAATTGCGAAGCAGTATAATGTTAGAACGATAATCGGCTCGGATGCACACGATTTTAACAGGATGGAAGATAAAGAGATGGAAATTGCAAGGGAGTTTGCAAAGGAAATTGGGCTGAATGTGATTGAGAGTATTTTTTAA
- the pfkA gene encoding 6-phosphofructokinase: MKKIAILTSGGDSQGMNTAIRAVTKAAINKGMEVYGIRRGYKGMLEDQIFPLTLLDVSGIADKGGTILLSARLPEFKDPEVRAKAAANLKKYGIDGLVVIGGDGSFHGAHYLYEEHGIKTIGIPGTIDNDVAGTDYTVGYDTALNIILDAISKLKDTATSHERTYLVEVMGRNCGDLALYAAIAGGASGVMIPETESSIDNIADVIRKRRAEGKLYDIIVVAEGVGNVMQIKDELAKKVDTSIRVTILGHIQRGGAPTAFDRILATRLGVRAVELIEEGKGGLMVGIQSEEVTTHKLSYAWENYSKTSASDYAIANMLSL, encoded by the coding sequence ATGAAAAAAATCGCAATCTTAACAAGTGGAGGAGATTCACAAGGTATGAATACAGCGATAAGAGCTGTCACTAAAGCTGCAATAAACAAAGGAATGGAAGTTTATGGTATAAGAAGAGGATACAAAGGTATGCTTGAAGATCAGATTTTTCCATTGACATTGCTAGATGTAAGTGGAATTGCTGATAAAGGTGGGACAATTTTATTATCAGCCAGATTGCCAGAGTTTAAAGATCCTGAAGTTAGAGCAAAAGCGGCGGCTAATTTGAAAAAATATGGAATTGACGGACTAGTTGTAATTGGAGGAGATGGTTCGTTCCACGGGGCGCATTATTTGTATGAAGAACATGGAATTAAAACAATTGGAATCCCAGGAACTATTGATAACGACGTAGCTGGAACAGACTATACAGTTGGTTATGATACAGCATTAAATATTATATTAGACGCTATTTCAAAATTGAAAGATACTGCTACTTCTCATGAAAGAACATATTTAGTGGAAGTAATGGGAAGAAACTGTGGGGATTTGGCTCTTTACGCTGCAATAGCAGGAGGGGCAAGCGGAGTTATGATTCCTGAAACTGAAAGTTCAATTGACAATATTGCTGACGTAATTAGAAAAAGACGTGCAGAAGGTAAATTATACGATATAATCGTTGTTGCTGAAGGTGTAGGAAACGTTATGCAAATTAAAGATGAGTTAGCAAAAAAAGTTGATACAAGTATAAGAGTTACTATTTTAGGACATATTCAAAGAGGTGGGGCGCCTACTGCATTTGATAGAATTTTAGCAACAAGATTAGGAGTAAGGGCGGTTGAGCTTATTGAAGAAGGAAAAGGTGGATTAATGGTTGGAATTCAAAGTGAAGAAGTAACAACTCATAAATTATCTTACGCTTGGGAAAATTATTCTAAAACATCTGCTTCTGATTATGCAATCGCAAATATGTTATCGTTATAA
- the recR gene encoding recombination mediator RecR, producing the protein MKKLDDLIDVFAKLPGIGRKSAARIAFDVLDKSEADVDRMLEIIKDSHANIKHCEICGNLSENDICEICANEKRDKEVICVVEGVRDVIAFEKSETYNGLYHVLGGKIDPLNGVTIEDLNLRKLINRINGDVKEVILALNPDLEGETTSLYLTKFLKEKNVKISKIASGIPMGGNIEYTDMATLGRSLEGRVNVDDLD; encoded by the coding sequence GTGAAAAAACTTGATGATCTGATAGATGTTTTTGCAAAATTGCCGGGAATTGGGAGAAAAAGTGCGGCAAGAATTGCGTTTGATGTTTTAGATAAAAGTGAAGCTGATGTTGATAGAATGCTTGAAATAATAAAAGATTCACATGCCAATATTAAACATTGTGAAATTTGCGGAAACTTATCTGAAAATGATATTTGTGAAATTTGTGCCAACGAGAAAAGGGACAAGGAAGTGATATGCGTTGTTGAAGGAGTGCGAGATGTAATTGCATTTGAAAAGTCTGAAACTTATAATGGACTTTATCACGTGCTTGGTGGAAAAATTGATCCACTAAATGGAGTTACAATTGAAGATTTGAATTTAAGAAAGCTAATAAATAGGATAAATGGAGATGTAAAGGAAGTTATACTGGCTTTAAATCCTGACTTGGAAGGTGAAACTACAAGCCTATATTTGACAAAATTCCTGAAAGAAAAAAATGTCAAGATTTCTAAAATCGCCAGTGGAATTCCAATGGGTGGAAATATTGAATACACGGATATGGCGACGCTGGGGAGATCGCTTGAGGGTAGAGTCAATGTAGATGATTTAGATTAA
- a CDS encoding DUF4272 domain-containing protein has protein sequence MSEREKNYLENPSDDKELNLEFYFMLEGAKMLLWVLSIIDVEFADFNTFCDVSMLIDGLKHENLKSFARKCQIRSKNKILDMVDYTYRLNWANVEIKLDGYERIVNESILYFSRLALEWVVQDGKSMDDIVIHT, from the coding sequence TTGTCAGAACGTGAAAAAAATTATCTGGAAAATCCTTCAGATGACAAGGAATTGAACTTAGAATTTTATTTTATGCTGGAAGGCGCAAAAATGTTATTATGGGTGCTGTCAATTATTGATGTTGAATTTGCAGACTTTAATACATTTTGTGATGTTTCTATGCTTATTGACGGATTAAAGCATGAGAATTTGAAATCATTTGCAAGAAAATGTCAAATACGTTCAAAAAATAAGATTTTAGATATGGTGGACTACACTTACAGGTTAAACTGGGCAAATGTTGAAATAAAGCTGGATGGGTATGAGAGAATTGTGAATGAAAGCATTTTATATTTTAGCCGGCTGGCATTGGAATGGGTGGTTCAAGATGGAAAAAGCATGGATGATATTGTAATTCATACATAA
- a CDS encoding DUF1003 domain-containing protein has translation MKNDTEGHKNGIKNENTVSDTIKKNLKLNKKKKIKSEKEETLKDMLKEVDNETKREEIIHMLLEQKVSKVIKEEEDEKSKFSYKALNFAGSARFAASILIFILVWIVVDIFFILKGQFNPYSFIIMNVVLSFIMVIFCSLIIFNQNKKKKIDEKKSENDYKVNLKNEIIIEDMHYKLDDLIEKQDEIAKRVQELEKKKKIPPVKEKKEYKFIDIFEKNKKET, from the coding sequence TTGAAAAATGATACTGAAGGACATAAAAATGGAATAAAAAATGAAAATACAGTTTCAGATACTATAAAAAAAAATCTAAAATTGAATAAAAAAAAGAAAATAAAAAGTGAAAAGGAAGAAACGCTGAAGGATATGTTAAAAGAAGTGGATAATGAAACAAAAAGAGAAGAAATTATCCACATGCTGCTGGAACAGAAAGTGTCTAAAGTTATAAAGGAAGAAGAAGATGAAAAAAGCAAGTTTTCATATAAAGCTTTAAACTTTGCAGGAAGTGCCAGATTTGCTGCTTCAATATTAATATTTATTTTGGTATGGATTGTAGTGGATATATTTTTTATATTAAAAGGGCAGTTTAATCCGTATTCATTTATAATAATGAATGTTGTTCTGTCTTTTATCATGGTAATTTTTTGTTCACTTATAATTTTTAATCAGAACAAAAAAAAGAAAATTGATGAAAAAAAATCTGAAAATGATTACAAGGTTAATTTAAAAAATGAGATTATAATAGAGGATATGCATTATAAACTGGATGACCTGATTGAAAAGCAGGATGAAATAGCAAAACGTGTTCAAGAGCTTGAAAAAAAGAAAAAGATTCCGCCGGTAAAAGAAAAAAAGGAATATAAATTTATTGATATTTTTGAAAAAAATAAAAAAGAAACATAG
- a CDS encoding NUDIX hydrolase produces MDNSFKFLKGAKMIHPTTGITLEYLDKSDAVCFVLFNETKEKVILVKQFRPGPKKYEIEVCAGLIDGDEEPRTAAFRELEEETGYLEKDVTDIEELPQGLYVSPGYTTERLYFFSARLKSDDINPIEQSLDHGEEVEVVWVDVKDIEKVSTDMKTILAVTYFSR; encoded by the coding sequence ATGGATAATAGTTTTAAATTTTTAAAAGGGGCAAAAATGATACATCCTACGACAGGGATAACTTTGGAGTATTTAGATAAATCTGATGCAGTTTGTTTTGTGTTATTTAATGAAACAAAAGAAAAAGTAATTTTAGTGAAACAGTTTAGACCAGGGCCAAAAAAATATGAAATCGAAGTTTGTGCTGGACTTATTGATGGTGATGAGGAGCCTAGAACGGCTGCATTTAGAGAACTGGAAGAGGAAACTGGATATTTGGAAAAAGATGTGACAGATATTGAGGAATTGCCGCAAGGACTGTATGTCTCGCCAGGATACACGACCGAAAGATTGTATTTTTTCAGCGCAAGACTAAAATCTGATGATATTAATCCCATAGAGCAGTCACTTGACCATGGGGAAGAAGTGGAAGTAGTGTGGGTTGATGTGAAGGATATTGAGAAAGTGTCAACGGATATGAAAACAATATTGGCAGTAACATATTTTTCAAGATAA